Within Flavobacterium pisciphilum, the genomic segment CGAACTTAACGAAAGAGTACTTCCGGATAATGTAAAAATAATTCCGTTTATAGACCGTACTCAATTGGTAGATACAACAGTAAAAACGGTTACAAAAAACCTTATCGAAGGGATATTACTTGTATCCTTAATAGTGTTTATTTTCCTTTACAATTGGCGTACATCATTAATTGTAGCATCAGTTATTCCGCTTTCATTCTTGTTTGCAATAATCATGTTGCGAATCCAAGGATTGCCTGCTAACTTAATATCTATGGGAGCTCTGGATTTTGGGCTTCTGCTCGAAGGAACACTGGTCATAGTCGAACAGGTCTTTGTGTCGCTGGAAAAGAAAGCGCATAAAGTAGGCATGGAACGTTTTAATAAGATGAGCAAAATGGGGCTTATCAAGAAAAGTATTGGTAGCGTAGCTACTTATATTTTCTTTGCTCTAATTATTTTGATTGTTGCGCTTATGCCAATATTCTCTTTCACTAAAGTAGAAGGAAAAATGTTCTCTCCCCTAGCCTATACTTTAAGTTATGCATTATTGGGATCATTAATATTGTCACTTACTTATGTACCAGCAATGTGTAAAGTAATGTTGACCAAAAATATTGTCGAGAAAGAAAACATGATTTCGCGTTTCTTTAGAGAAAACCTATTTAAATTATTTAAATGGAGTACTCGCCACCGTAAAGCAACCTTATATGGTTTCTTAGTATTGCTTGCTGTATGTTGTGCAAAATTTGCATATTATGGTTCAGAATTTATTCCGAAACTAAATGAAGGAGCAATATATGTAAGAGCAACTTTGCCTAACAGTATCAATCTTGATGAAGCCGTGAGACTTACAAAAGAGATGAAAGCTAAAATAAGGAAATTTGAAGAAGTAAAATTTATACTTACGCAAACAGGAAGACCGAATGATGGAACAGATCCAACAGGATTCTTCAATATCGAATTGCATATTGAATTGTTGCATCAGGATGAATGGAAACGTAAAATTAGTAAAGAGGACTTGATCGCTGAGATTAAGAAGGAGCTGGATGTATATCCTGGAATTGGCTTTGGTTTTAGCCAACCTATTCAGGACAATGTAGAAGAATATGTCGCAGGTGTGAAAAGTCCTCTTGTTATAAAAATATTCGGAAATGACTTATTCCAACTAGAAGAAATGGCAGCAAAAGTTGCTACATCTATCAAAGACGTAAGAGGAATTGAAGATATAAATGTCTATAAAAATATTGGCTTACCAGAATTAAGAATACAGCTTCATGATGAAAAAATGGCACGTTATGCTATAACAACTGCCGATGCACAAGCTGTAATCCGAATGACTATTGGAGGACAAGCGGCAACCAAGTTTTATGATGACGAAAAGATCTTTGATATTAGTTTACGTTTTGAGAAAGAATACCGAGACTCAAAAGAAAAGATTGAAGACATACTTATTCCGACCATGAATGGCAAAAAGGTTCCTTTAAAAGAAATCGCTACTGTAGAATACAAAACAGGTCCAACATTTATATATCGTGAAGGAAACAGCAGATATATTGCTGTAGGGTTTAGTATCGAAGGTCGAGATTTAGGAAGTACAATTAGCGAAGCACAGAAAAAAGTGGCTGCTGAAGTAAAGCTACCTAAGGAAAATGTAATGAAATGGGCAGGAGAATTTGAAAGCAAAGAAAGAGCATCTAAGCAATTGGCACTTATTGTTCCAGTAGTATTAGTGTTGATATTATGTCTGTTGTATTTTAACTTCGGTAACTTTAAAGATACCCTAGTAGCGATAAGTGCAATGCCGTATGCCTTTATTGGTGGTTTCTTATCATTATGGATAACAGGAACAGTGTTTGGAATATCGGCAGGAATAGGTTTCATTATACTCTTTGGAGTCAGCGCGATTGATAGTATTGTCCTCATCGGAATCATAAAAGAAAATATGAGAGCCAATATGCATCTAAAAGACGCAATATCAAATGGTATTTACAGCAGAATACGTCCTATCGTAATGATAGCACTTATGGGATCCCTTGGATTATTACCCGCAGCATTGTCTACAGGAATGGGTTCAGAGGTACAAAAACCATTGGCAATTATGATTGTAGGAGGATTAATAACTTGTATGATATTATCATTAACAGTATTACCACAAGTATTTTACCTAGTATATCGTAAAAAAGACACCAGTACTATAGATTCGTAATCATCTTACTTATATTCAATTCAAAAACACCTTTAAGCAAAATGTTTAGAGGTGTTTTTTTTTATAATTATGTTGCATCAGAGTTATACCGCAAAGAATCACAAAGAGAATACGCAAAGTATCAAAAACTAAGTTTCCCTTTGCACCTTTGAGCCTTAGCAACTCTGAACCTCAGAACCTCCATCACAGTCAAGTTCCATAATGAGATTCCTCGTTCCTCGGAATGACAAGATTGAGGAGAGAACTTTGCCAGTACGCTTATAAAACTTAGAACCTTAGAACCTCAGTAACTCAGAAGCTAACCTTTGCCCCTTTGAGCCTTAGCAACTCTGAACCTCCGAACCTCCGTCACACTCAAGCTTCTTAATGGGATTCCTCGTTCCTCGGAATGACAAGATTGAGGAGAAAACTTTGCCACTATGCTTATAAAACTTAGCACCTTAGAACCTCAGTAACTCAGAAGCTAACCTTTGCCCCTTTGAGCCTTAGCTCCTTTGTCCCTCCATCACACTCAAGTTCCTTAATGAGATTCCTCGTTCCTCGGAATGACAAGATTGGGGTTTGGTTTATGTTAAAAAATGTTGCCACTATGCTTATAAAACTTAGAACCTTAGTACCTCAGAGCCTTAGCAACTTTGCTCCTTTGCTCCTTTGTCCCTTTGAGCCTTAGCAACTTAAACCAACGCAGTCTTCAATAATTTCTTAAATTCAGATGGAGATTTTCCGGTACTGCGCATGATGAACTTATTAAAATGGCTACTGTCTATGAAACCCAAATCATTACTTATTTCAGAAAATGTCAAATTGCTTTTACCTAATTTTTCAGTTACAACCTTAAGTTTTGTTTGTTCGATATAATCTCTTAGAGTTATATTTAAATGAGTTTTAAAATACTCCCCGATATAATTAATAGAAACATTAAAATAGCTTGCCATTTCTTTTTTCTTCAGCAAGTGGGGATTGGCAATATTCGAGCGGATGTAACTCAAAATAGTATCGATTTTTAAAACCTCAGTTGATTTAATATTAAAATCGTTTTCATTAAAGCTGGCATTCCTTCGTATTATCTGAATAAGCGACATCATCAGGCTCTTAATTATAATTTCGTTCTGTTCTTTTTGTTTGGCAACTTCGTCCAATATTTTCAAAATAACCAATTCGCAAAATGCTTTATCTTCATCCAGCAAAATCAAATTTCCATTGAGCTGATTGTGGTAATAAAACAGTTTTTCTATTTCCTCTATTTCCTTTTTATTTGAAAAGAAATTAGGCAAGAAACGCAAACAATGAAATTTAGTCGGTTCGAGTGTTTTAAAAGAATGATAGTCTTTTGGCGTAAGCAAATAGATATCATGCTGTTTGTAATTATGATGAATAGAATTTAGGATATGATTCCCTGTACCATATTCGATATATAGCAACTCAAAAAAGTTATGCCTATGCAGTTCTTTCTTCCAAGTTAATTCTTCAACCGAATAAATTTCGAAGTCCTTATATATAAAAAATGTATTATTCATAATCCTTAAATTATACAAATATAACCTATATTTTTACATCAATTAATGAATGTGAACCTATTTACTTTGCATCTATAATTTAAAACCTTAAATACTAAAAGATGAACTCAGATACAATAAAAATAGGAATTCTTGGAATTGGTGGAATCGGTGGATTTGTAGGCGCACCATTGGCAAAAAAGTACAAAGACAGTGCGACCCAAATCATATTTATTTGCAGAGGCGAAACTAAAGAAGCCATACAAAATGAAGGTTTACTATTTGAATCTAAAAACACAACTGAAACCATATTCCCTTATTTAGTATCAGATACTCCAGCAGAAATCGGAATCTTAGATGTATTACTAATTACTAGCAAATCATACTCTATAA encodes:
- a CDS encoding AraC family transcriptional regulator — its product is MNNTFFIYKDFEIYSVEELTWKKELHRHNFFELLYIEYGTGNHILNSIHHNYKQHDIYLLTPKDYHSFKTLEPTKFHCLRFLPNFFSNKKEIEEIEKLFYYHNQLNGNLILLDEDKAFCELVILKILDEVAKQKEQNEIIIKSLMMSLIQIIRRNASFNENDFNIKSTEVLKIDTILSYIRSNIANPHLLKKKEMASYFNVSINYIGEYFKTHLNITLRDYIEQTKLKVVTEKLGKSNLTFSEISNDLGFIDSSHFNKFIMRSTGKSPSEFKKLLKTALV
- a CDS encoding efflux RND transporter permease subunit, with translation MKKFVQGLVAFSLKNSLIVFFLTAVLLVAGIVSYINTPIEAFPDVTNTRARIITQWPGRSAEEVEKFITLPISKQMNTIPKKAEVRSISLFGLSVVTVLFNEDVDDFYAQQYASNRLNGLDLPEGADVDIEPPSGATGEIFRYVIKSDLPIREIKAIQDWVIEKELVSVPGVADVVSFGGEEKIFEIKINPTQLENYNLSALDVYEAVSKSNVNVGGDVIQRGDQAYVVRGVGLINKIEDIGNILIETKGASPILVKHVAEVKISAKPRLGQVGLDGDDDVVEGIVIMLREENPGEVIKKLKDRLNELNERVLPDNVKIIPFIDRTQLVDTTVKTVTKNLIEGILLVSLIVFIFLYNWRTSLIVASVIPLSFLFAIIMLRIQGLPANLISMGALDFGLLLEGTLVIVEQVFVSLEKKAHKVGMERFNKMSKMGLIKKSIGSVATYIFFALIILIVALMPIFSFTKVEGKMFSPLAYTLSYALLGSLILSLTYVPAMCKVMLTKNIVEKENMISRFFRENLFKLFKWSTRHRKATLYGFLVLLAVCCAKFAYYGSEFIPKLNEGAIYVRATLPNSINLDEAVRLTKEMKAKIRKFEEVKFILTQTGRPNDGTDPTGFFNIELHIELLHQDEWKRKISKEDLIAEIKKELDVYPGIGFGFSQPIQDNVEEYVAGVKSPLVIKIFGNDLFQLEEMAAKVATSIKDVRGIEDINVYKNIGLPELRIQLHDEKMARYAITTADAQAVIRMTIGGQAATKFYDDEKIFDISLRFEKEYRDSKEKIEDILIPTMNGKKVPLKEIATVEYKTGPTFIYREGNSRYIAVGFSIEGRDLGSTISEAQKKVAAEVKLPKENVMKWAGEFESKERASKQLALIVPVVLVLILCLLYFNFGNFKDTLVAISAMPYAFIGGFLSLWITGTVFGISAGIGFIILFGVSAIDSIVLIGIIKENMRANMHLKDAISNGIYSRIRPIVMIALMGSLGLLPAALSTGMGSEVQKPLAIMIVGGLITCMILSLTVLPQVFYLVYRKKDTSTIDS